One stretch of Cygnus olor isolate bCygOlo1 chromosome 1, bCygOlo1.pri.v2, whole genome shotgun sequence DNA includes these proteins:
- the LOC121063707 gene encoding coiled-coil domain-containing protein 81-like, with product MIVGLGTFAGLTQELCVGRNGCLLVRRPVFQLSNTVRKILNLPYAKRIIPADSAPVVPLDCTTIALETSKPPDAVRNCLNETVMYLSRCIATELNIDFVFRDMGILSVKHKEIQMRFYERFLLSLDATGNIKEVLGNISLTVLAVLRVGFQAESQASVRLMSPGVP from the exons ATGATAGTTGGACTGGGGACATTTGCTGGTCTTACGCAAGAGCTGTGTGTGGGAAGGAATGGCTGTTTGCTCGTTCGCAGACCTGTATTTCAACTGTCCAACACTGTCAGAAAGATTCTTAACCTGCCCTATGCCAAAAGAATTATTCCTG CAGATTCCGCACCAGTTGTCCCATTGGACTGCACCACGATAGCCCTGGAGACATCAAAACCCCCAGACGCTGTGAGGAACTGTCTAAATGAGACCGTGATGTATCTCTCTCGCTGCATCGCGACTGAACTGaatattgattttgttttccgGGACATGGGTATCCTTTCTGTCAAGCACAAGGAAATCCAAATGAGGTTTTATGAAAGATTTCTTCTCAGCCTGGATGCAACGGGAAACATTAAGGAAGTTCTTGGCAACATAAGTCTTACTGTTCTGGCAGTGCTACGTGTGGGATTTCAGGCTGAGTCTCAAGCGTCCGTCAGGCTGATGTCCCCTGGTGTGCCATGA